From Parafrankia discariae, the proteins below share one genomic window:
- a CDS encoding carotenoid oxygenase family protein: protein MGHALHHALEPSTEYNVDLTVTAGRWPDGLTGSVFVIGPAQPTAVDFMFAGPGLLTQVDLETRHWRTKRVVTPDLALLDGLGRALPPAELAELTAGGRPSLTNVAPHFFGDRLLLTGLSQRPVEFDPATLEFRTFLGGVGEYPEVVAHPLLPGVRTAAHPVEDLDDGCMWWCNTNLRPRGSSTTDMEGPMWVVRWDGHGDVETWHVPGAHLTQGVHEMTVTQDYVIFTEIGFQPEPGAVAGRGRTKPHLPFTDVYLVAKRDLTAARRGSDVPVTHARVPRESFHHFADYRQDGDDVTMYLAHSNGWDLNYTLTDADSVWGTGSGLAKGLPGFVPAPVDASPVGRYVIDGRTGRVRDSRVFLDAERHWATLVYGRDLRRPGLERGRHLWQSYWGCDTGMLATRVVEMYRDHPYRVVPVDRLPSREIPSSLVCIDLETMTEQSAWSFPAGTTGESPVFVPDPAGGPGWAVIFVHHSDRTELQVFDALALGAGPVAVATAAGLKLSVQFHSGYLPDIRLRDTGYERSFAADLGDDWRQFSPAARGVISQVLEQYG, encoded by the coding sequence ATGGGCCATGCACTTCACCACGCTCTTGAACCGAGCACCGAGTACAACGTCGACCTGACGGTTACTGCCGGCCGGTGGCCCGACGGGCTGACCGGGAGCGTCTTCGTCATCGGGCCGGCGCAGCCGACCGCCGTCGATTTCATGTTCGCCGGCCCGGGCCTGCTCACCCAGGTGGACCTCGAGACCAGGCACTGGCGGACGAAACGGGTCGTCACCCCCGACCTGGCTCTTCTCGACGGCCTCGGCCGGGCGTTGCCACCGGCCGAACTCGCGGAGCTGACCGCCGGCGGACGGCCGTCCCTGACGAACGTGGCGCCGCACTTCTTCGGGGACCGGCTGCTGCTCACCGGCCTGAGCCAGCGGCCGGTCGAGTTCGACCCGGCGACGCTGGAGTTCAGGACCTTTCTCGGCGGGGTCGGTGAATACCCCGAGGTCGTCGCGCATCCCCTGCTCCCCGGTGTGCGGACGGCGGCGCACCCGGTCGAGGACCTCGACGACGGCTGCATGTGGTGGTGCAACACGAACCTCCGCCCCCGGGGTTCGTCCACCACCGACATGGAAGGTCCCATGTGGGTGGTCCGCTGGGACGGCCACGGCGACGTCGAGACGTGGCACGTACCCGGTGCGCACCTGACCCAGGGCGTGCACGAGATGACGGTCACCCAGGACTACGTGATCTTCACGGAGATCGGGTTCCAGCCCGAGCCCGGCGCCGTCGCCGGACGTGGCCGCACCAAACCGCATCTGCCCTTCACCGACGTCTACCTGGTGGCCAAGCGCGATCTCACCGCGGCCCGCCGGGGCAGTGATGTCCCGGTGACCCACGCCCGCGTCCCGCGCGAGTCGTTCCACCACTTCGCCGACTACCGCCAGGACGGCGACGACGTCACGATGTACCTCGCCCATTCGAACGGCTGGGACCTCAACTACACGCTCACCGACGCCGACAGCGTCTGGGGAACCGGCTCCGGTCTCGCCAAGGGCCTGCCCGGCTTCGTCCCCGCCCCGGTGGACGCCTCACCGGTCGGCCGCTATGTGATCGACGGCCGAACCGGTCGGGTCAGGGACAGCCGGGTCTTCCTGGACGCGGAACGACACTGGGCCACGCTGGTCTACGGTCGTGACCTGCGGCGCCCGGGGCTCGAACGTGGCCGTCACCTGTGGCAGTCGTACTGGGGCTGCGACACCGGGATGCTGGCCACCCGCGTCGTCGAGATGTACCGGGACCACCCCTATCGCGTCGTCCCGGTGGACCGGTTGCCGTCGCGGGAGATTCCGTCGTCCCTGGTGTGCATCGACCTGGAGACGATGACCGAGCAGTCGGCCTGGTCGTTTCCCGCCGGCACGACCGGCGAGTCACCGGTGTTCGTTCCCGACCCCGCCGGCGGCCCCGGCTGGGCGGTGATCTTTGTTCACCACTCCGACCGGACCGAGCTTCAGGTGTTCGACGCCCTCGCTCTCGGCGCGGGGCCCGTCGCCGTCGCCACCGCCGCGGGCCTGAAACTGTCCGTCCAGTTCCACTCCGGGTATCTGCCCGACATCCGGCTGCGCGACACGGGCTACGAACGCTCTTTCGCGGCCGACCTCGGCGACGACTGGCGGCAGTTCTCGCCGGCCGCCCGCGGCGTGATCAGCCAGGTGCTGGAACAGTACGGCTGA